TAAGCAATGAATCATACAAATAGTTTAACTCAAAAGGGTGTAATCTATTTAATTTTATTCTTCTTGTTAATCTTTCAATATCATAAATATTTGCTAACTCATTTTCAATTGGAGTATGATAATCATAAAGTTTTTCAGATAAATTAAATCTTCTTAATATCTCTTTTTTATCTTTTACAGGATGAGTAAGTCTCTCTTTTAAAAGTCTTTTCCCCATAGCTGTTGAAGTATTATTTATAAGTTTTATCAAACTTGGGTTATGAGAAGTTTCTATTATATTTAACTGTTCAAGTGCATTATTTCCTAAATATATATATTTTGAAATATCTAATTTTATTGGTAATGATAATTTTTGAACAATATTTGAATCATGCCCAATTACAAAATCAATTAATATTGCAAGTGCTTCTGTACTTAAAGGTACTCTTTCCATATCAAGATGTTCTATTGATGTTAAAAGAGATTCAATATTAAATACATTTTTAAAAAGCTCATTTTGATAAGTTATTTTAGGTCGAAAAGAGCCTATATGAAATGTCTTCAAACTAAGTTCTAAATAATCAAGTACTTCTTTTTGGTTTATATTTTTATCTGCAAAAGTAACTACTATTTCATTAGTTTTGTGCATATTCATATAATTAAATATCTCATCAAGAGCATAAAATTTATCTTCACTTGTACCATGAACTTCATTGTAGTAACATTTTCCAGTTGTTACATCAATTGCACTATATCCAACTAAATAGATACCTTTTACTTGGTCAACAACTAAAGAAGTTATATTATTTTCATCTTGGTCAACAACAAAATCAAAGTTTGTTCCTGGACTTATAACTGTATCTAAATATCTTGATACTTTTGGAGGAAGACCTTTTTGTCTTATTACTACGACTGTATATTTTTGTTCATTTATTATTCTTGCTAAATGCTTATCAAAAGATATTGCAGGAACACCTGCCATAATTGGATTTTCTTGTGAGTTCTCTAAAATAGATTTATTTTTTCTTGTTAATTGAATATTTAATAGTTCAGCAATCTCTTTTGCTTTTCCTATTTGTTCTTTCTCATTATTTACTTCATAAACTTCAAAAAATGTTCCTATTTCCATAAGAATGATAGTATTTTTACCATACTTTTTTTCAAACATTTTTTGAAGTTTGAAATATGTTTTTGTTAATAAAGTCTTTTTTTCATTTAATAATTCTTGAACTTCTTCTCTCAATTTATCTTCTCACTCCAGTCCAATCTCTAATCATTTTAATTTGCTCTTTTGTTAAAATAGCATCTTTATGAATCCAAGTATAACTACTAAGTGGCATAGATGCATATACTTTTTTATAAATAGATCTTAACTCTTTTTGTTTTTTCTCTTGTGAATAAGTTTCCCATTTACTAAAATTAACTGCTGCTCTTCCATCAACTACATGTTCTGTAATAGTCCATGAAAAAGGTGCAATTTGAGAATACCAAGGCCAAACTGTATTATCAGAATGACAATCATAACATGATGTTTTTAATACTTTCATCACTTTTGGTTCTGCTTTTAGTTGCAATTCATCAATTACTTTTGCATTTTGTTGTGTTGGTCTAATAAACTGTATTGCTATAAATAATCCAACAATGATTAATAATGTTCTTTTCATTTTTATTCCATATAAAATAATTCGTAAACTCTTTTTATCTCTTTGATAAACATAGGAACACTTATATTTCGCCCTTGTCTATTGAACTCTTTTTTATCAAAGAAAACTAATATACTAGGTATAGAAAATATCGTAAAATGACTTGCTATTTGTTTATATAAGTCTGCTCTAACTTCAAATAACTCTATTTTGGGAAAGTTATTTTTTATCTCATTTTCTATTTTAGGTTTTAAGACTTTACAAACAGAACAATTAGTTGAACTAAAATAAATTAATACAGGAGTTCCTGTATTAATTTTAGATATTAAAGTATCAAGTTCTTTCACTTCTTGCATTTAACTCTTTTTCCAATCTTTCATTAAAACTATTTTCATCAAATTTTTCTGTTTTATTTTTAGAATCACTCTCTTTATGGTCTTTTCTATATGTATAAATATCATGTCTTGTTAAACTTATACCTTTCATATGTGTCAATGGAAAAGCAAATGCCACACCTTTTCCAACTGTTGTAATATGTAATGAGTGTATAATTGATTTTATAACTTGATTTACCATTCCAGATGGAAGTAAAAATAATAATAAAACATCATCAGCTTCTTTTGTAGTTCTATAAAAATTAGTCATTTCACTAATTCCTATTCCCTCAGCTTTTAACACTGTAACTCCAGTAGCACCTGCTTTACTTGCTGCTTCTATTGCATCTAGTTTTTTATCTAAAG
This DNA window, taken from Arcobacter sp. CECT 8986, encodes the following:
- a CDS encoding heme-binding domain-containing protein, encoding MKRTLLIIVGLFIAIQFIRPTQQNAKVIDELQLKAEPKVMKVLKTSCYDCHSDNTVWPWYSQIAPFSWTITEHVVDGRAAVNFSKWETYSQEKKQKELRSIYKKVYASMPLSSYTWIHKDAILTKEQIKMIRDWTGVRR
- a CDS encoding thioredoxin family protein, producing MQEVKELDTLISKINTGTPVLIYFSSTNCSVCKVLKPKIENEIKNNFPKIELFEVRADLYKQIASHFTIFSIPSILVFFDKKEFNRQGRNISVPMFIKEIKRVYELFYME